From Thermoanaerobaculia bacterium, the proteins below share one genomic window:
- the mltG gene encoding endolytic transglycosylase MltG, whose translation MKHWRSAATVLAVAGIGILLYGYFLLSTPVLPGPGVVEMEIPEGTSTRAVLDSLRDRDLIRSVPVSYLYIRYKAREPKAGYYRFTLPSQPAAVLNQVLSGQVDLVRVTIPEGWNRFQIAELLERSGVTSGDEFLALSGNPAMVDDLDPEAPDCEGFLFPETYRFARAIPARRVLSTLIEHFRRTFRDHFQTRLLQKGLTVHRWVIMASLVESEAQARKEKPIISGVFYNRLQRGMLLQCDPTVRYALILAGEPHRRLGYAQLRFDHPYNTYIYRDLPPGAICNPGRGALEASLSPSDTRALYFVARNDGTHAFSSTLQEHTRYVNQYQRGGGS comes from the coding sequence TTGAAACACTGGCGTAGCGCCGCCACCGTTCTCGCTGTTGCAGGGATCGGAATTCTTCTTTACGGCTATTTTCTCCTCTCCACCCCCGTTCTCCCGGGACCGGGTGTGGTGGAAATGGAAATTCCTGAAGGGACGTCCACCCGAGCCGTCCTGGATTCCCTCCGGGACAGGGACCTGATACGCTCGGTCCCGGTTTCCTACCTCTACATCCGGTACAAGGCCAGGGAGCCCAAGGCGGGGTATTACCGCTTCACCCTGCCCAGCCAGCCGGCAGCCGTTCTGAACCAGGTTTTATCGGGGCAGGTCGACCTGGTTCGCGTCACCATTCCCGAAGGATGGAACCGGTTCCAGATTGCGGAACTCCTGGAGAGATCCGGGGTGACTTCCGGGGACGAGTTTCTTGCGCTGTCCGGGAATCCGGCCATGGTGGACGATCTCGATCCGGAGGCGCCGGACTGCGAGGGGTTTCTCTTTCCCGAGACCTATCGGTTTGCCCGCGCGATTCCGGCCCGGAGAGTTCTCTCCACGCTTATCGAACACTTTCGAAGGACCTTTCGTGACCACTTCCAAACCCGCCTGCTTCAAAAGGGATTGACGGTCCATCGATGGGTCATAATGGCATCCCTGGTGGAATCGGAAGCCCAGGCACGTAAGGAAAAACCCATCATTTCAGGTGTTTTTTATAACCGGCTCCAGCGGGGCATGTTGCTGCAGTGCGATCCGACGGTGCGCTACGCTTTGATCCTGGCCGGTGAGCCGCATCGCAGGCTCGGGTATGCTCAGCTCCGATTTGATCATCCCTATAACACCTATATCTATCGGGACCTGCCTCCCGGAGCCATCTGCAATCCGGGGCGGGGTGCGCTGGAGGCCTCCCTCAGCCCTTCCGATACCCGGGCCCTCTACTTCGTGGCCCGGAATGACGGAACCCATGCCTTTTCTTCCACGCTGCAGGAACACACTCGATACGTCAATCAGTACCAGAGGGGCGGAGGTTCGTAA
- a CDS encoding DUF92 domain-containing protein: MALTGRELGRKSLHMAMGLFALALKYLTPWQAALCAIAAFLHNLFILPHTARFVLRGEKLDAGLLAYPLAVLGLILVYWKNPALAAAAWGYLAFGDGMATVTGKSLPLWKPGWAGGKSLGGFLAFALAGGASANLLYNFVGDHEGFLWAFWVVGLALAFIELMPMPINDNIVIPFFAAALLALVPPLQPGGMPEGRTLLLAGGINLGLALVSFAAGLVSSSALVGGVVVGTLVLGFGGWPAWSLLVGFFVLATSATKLGYAVKSRMGLAQEEGGRRGSRHALANCSTGAALSLLLPFYPEPMILKAGIAAAFATALSDTLGSEIGQLLGKTPIHPLTLRRVPVGTEGAVSLEGTLAGVAGSLILASIPLIWGWYPGRAVLIVAVAAFSGSMVESVLGSLGSWDNEILNFINTAVGAAVACLAAAWLL, from the coding sequence ATGGCTCTGACCGGCAGGGAACTGGGAAGAAAGTCTCTCCACATGGCCATGGGACTCTTTGCCCTGGCCCTAAAGTACCTGACCCCCTGGCAGGCGGCCCTCTGCGCAATCGCGGCCTTTCTCCACAACCTATTCATCCTCCCCCATACCGCACGGTTCGTATTGAGGGGAGAGAAGCTGGATGCCGGCCTGCTCGCCTATCCCCTGGCCGTCCTGGGCCTGATCCTGGTCTACTGGAAGAATCCCGCCCTTGCCGCCGCGGCATGGGGCTACCTTGCCTTCGGTGACGGGATGGCAACGGTCACGGGAAAGAGCCTGCCCCTCTGGAAACCCGGCTGGGCCGGAGGGAAGAGTCTGGGCGGATTCCTGGCCTTTGCCCTCGCCGGCGGTGCTTCCGCCAATCTTCTTTATAACTTTGTGGGCGACCATGAAGGCTTTCTCTGGGCATTCTGGGTGGTGGGGCTGGCCCTGGCCTTCATCGAGCTTATGCCCATGCCCATCAACGACAACATCGTGATTCCCTTCTTTGCCGCCGCCCTCCTGGCCCTCGTCCCGCCACTTCAGCCGGGTGGAATGCCGGAGGGAAGGACCCTTCTCCTGGCAGGAGGAATCAACCTCGGCCTGGCTTTGGTTTCCTTTGCGGCCGGCCTGGTCTCTTCGTCCGCCCTGGTAGGAGGCGTGGTAGTGGGAACCCTCGTCCTGGGATTCGGAGGCTGGCCAGCCTGGAGCCTTCTCGTGGGGTTCTTTGTTCTCGCCACCTCGGCAACAAAGCTGGGGTACGCGGTGAAGTCCCGGATGGGCCTGGCCCAGGAAGAGGGAGGCCGGCGGGGATCCCGTCACGCCCTGGCCAACTGCTCCACCGGAGCCGCCCTCTCTCTTCTTCTGCCCTTCTATCCAGAACCGATGATCCTGAAGGCGGGGATCGCAGCCGCCTTTGCCACGGCCCTGTCCGACACCCTGGGAAGCGAGATCGGCCAGCTCCTGGGAAAGACACCGATCCACCCCCTCACCCTGCGCCGGGTCCCGGTGGGAACCGAGGGCGCCGTCTCCCTGGAGGGGACCCTCGCCGGTGTGGCGGGGAGCCTGATCCTTGCCTCGATCCCGCTGATCTGGGGATGGTACCCGGGCCGGGCAGTTCTCATCGTGGCGGTTGCGGCCTTTTCCGGATCGATGGTGGAGAGCGTCCTGGGATCGCTGGGCTCCTGGGACAATGAGATCCTGAACTTCATCAACACGGCGGTGGGCGCCGCCGTGGCCTGCCTCGCCGCCGCCTGGCTCCTTTGA
- the lptD gene encoding LPS assembly protein LptD: protein MKFRFFGLFLLLLAGIMVGQEEDVQLEAVNQRWVEDLYWEGSGNVKIRYGSIRIEADWVGLDWLNKTVEAEGKITLRQGRDTITSRRMTYNLEEVSGIFEEAEGSFGDMYQFKGKRIIREDETHYVLEEGLFTSCDLEHPPWSFTIHRASVEMDGYAYLSGIAFRVHRLPLLYFPYLVWPVKQDRARGLLTPHFGYTAKRGAYLGLAYFLPMGDSFDLTFMGDYYSEGYSGGGIRFRYAPTVDLKGEAQAYTIRDTEGTDWWKFNLVHTQTALPLNFRLDANIELLSDIDFFREFERTFDRNTTRSIYSHVTLSKNWGLNSFILRADHRETAFSGSSIEKVTQEQYPKIEYRMRQRPLLRGALPLYLSMESRYNLFKVDKGENYRGTYGRLDVLPTLSTSFARLPWLSIRPSASLRATYYSRTPDETGSLEGDSYTRTYQLFQADLVGPSFSKIFNGSSFQLKHLIEPRINYQNLVNLEDQKVPVFDENDSIQSKHQIRYALVNRIFLKKGESTATEIASFEISQRHSFNENQPLTSLTVDGERETSQKSALDLSLRFYPGKSFNLDTRTSFHAITHKWESLQLSGGTRVGMHYANLIYFRTNPQVEGGTKQHQIRLYSGFKPHRTLDVQAQVNYDLENNYPPQQRYIMRYTGSCYAISLEYRDYRLGTSQDREYKFTFDLKNVGSFLEITGGVDELFGSTP, encoded by the coding sequence TTGAAGTTTCGCTTTTTCGGTCTCTTTCTCCTCCTCCTGGCCGGAATCATGGTCGGTCAGGAAGAGGATGTTCAACTGGAGGCCGTAAACCAGCGCTGGGTGGAAGACCTTTACTGGGAAGGTTCGGGAAATGTCAAAATCCGCTACGGCTCCATTCGAATCGAAGCCGACTGGGTCGGACTGGACTGGCTGAACAAAACCGTTGAGGCGGAAGGAAAGATCACCCTGCGTCAGGGCCGGGACACCATCACCTCCCGCAGGATGACCTACAATCTGGAGGAAGTTTCCGGGATCTTTGAAGAAGCCGAGGGTTCCTTTGGAGACATGTACCAGTTCAAGGGAAAACGGATCATCCGGGAAGATGAAACCCATTATGTCCTGGAAGAGGGGCTCTTCACTTCCTGTGATCTGGAACATCCCCCCTGGAGCTTCACGATCCATCGAGCCTCCGTGGAAATGGATGGATATGCGTACCTTTCCGGCATCGCCTTCCGGGTTCACCGGCTTCCCCTGCTCTACTTTCCCTATCTGGTCTGGCCGGTCAAGCAGGACCGGGCACGGGGACTCCTGACCCCCCATTTCGGGTACACCGCAAAACGGGGTGCCTATCTGGGGCTTGCCTATTTTCTTCCGATGGGAGACAGCTTTGATCTGACATTCATGGGAGATTACTACTCCGAAGGATACAGCGGGGGGGGGATTCGTTTTCGATATGCCCCCACGGTTGATCTGAAGGGGGAGGCTCAGGCCTATACGATCCGGGACACGGAAGGGACGGACTGGTGGAAATTCAACCTGGTCCACACCCAGACCGCACTTCCGCTGAATTTCAGGCTCGATGCCAACATCGAGCTCCTATCGGACATCGACTTTTTCCGGGAGTTTGAGCGGACCTTCGATCGGAACACGACCCGTTCGATCTACTCCCACGTTACGCTCTCCAAGAACTGGGGTCTCAACTCCTTCATTCTCCGGGCCGATCACCGGGAAACGGCCTTTTCGGGTTCCTCGATCGAGAAAGTCACCCAGGAGCAGTACCCCAAGATCGAGTACCGGATGCGTCAGCGGCCCCTCCTTCGAGGAGCTCTCCCCCTCTACCTCTCCATGGAGAGCCGCTACAACCTCTTCAAGGTCGACAAGGGAGAGAATTACCGGGGTACCTATGGCCGTCTCGACGTCCTCCCCACGCTCTCCACGTCCTTTGCCCGCCTTCCCTGGCTTTCGATCCGGCCCAGTGCCAGCCTGCGGGCCACGTACTATTCCCGTACGCCCGATGAAACCGGATCCCTTGAAGGAGACTCGTACACGCGGACGTACCAGCTCTTCCAGGCCGACCTCGTGGGTCCCTCCTTCTCCAAAATTTTCAACGGTTCCAGCTTTCAGCTGAAGCACCTGATCGAGCCCCGAATCAACTATCAGAACCTGGTTAACCTGGAAGACCAGAAGGTTCCCGTCTTCGATGAAAACGACTCGATCCAGTCCAAGCATCAGATTCGCTACGCACTGGTTAACCGTATCTTCTTGAAGAAGGGAGAATCGACGGCCACGGAGATCGCGTCCTTCGAAATCTCCCAGCGGCACAGTTTCAACGAAAACCAGCCCCTGACCTCCCTGACGGTTGATGGAGAGAGGGAGACATCCCAGAAGAGTGCCCTCGATCTCTCCCTCCGGTTCTATCCGGGTAAGTCTTTCAACCTGGACACGAGGACTTCCTTTCACGCCATCACCCACAAGTGGGAATCCCTCCAGCTTTCGGGAGGCACGCGCGTGGGAATGCACTATGCCAATCTGATTTATTTCCGCACCAACCCTCAGGTGGAGGGCGGAACGAAGCAGCACCAGATCCGCTTGTACTCAGGATTCAAACCCCACCGGACCCTGGATGTCCAGGCCCAGGTCAACTACGACCTGGAAAACAACTACCCCCCGCAGCAGCGCTACATCATGCGGTACACCGGTTCGTGCTATGCTATCTCACTCGAATACCGGGATTACCGCCTCGGAACGTCCCAGGACAGGGAGTACAAGTTCACATTCGACCTGAAAAATGTGGGCTCCTTCCTGGAAATCACCGGAGGCGTGGATGAACTCTTTGGAAGCACACCCTGA
- the rfbB gene encoding dTDP-glucose 4,6-dehydratase, which translates to MKVLVTGGSGFIGSNFVHYLFDTYGNDVFVVNLDKLTYAGNPANLAGVDQRPNYRFIHGDICDTEVVADAMKDIEVVVNFAAETHVDRSIQEPDAFLRTDIHGVFVLAEEALRRKVKTFLQISTDEVYGECMEGRFDEEAPLKPRSPYAAGKAGGDRLAYAYHATYGLPVLISRCSNNYGPCQYPEKLIPLFITNALEDQPLPVYGDGRQMRDWIDVRDHCRALDFILQNGQYGETYNIGVGREQENIHITKTILSILGKPESLIRHVTDRPGHDRRYALDCSKITRMGWRPMTSLEDGLARTVAWYRDRRDWWEPIKSGEFRAYYESQYGERLKG; encoded by the coding sequence ATGAAAGTACTGGTCACGGGCGGTTCAGGATTCATCGGAAGCAACTTCGTTCACTACCTTTTTGACACGTACGGGAACGATGTCTTTGTGGTGAACCTGGACAAGCTCACCTATGCCGGAAACCCCGCCAATCTCGCCGGTGTCGACCAGCGCCCCAATTACCGTTTCATTCACGGAGACATCTGCGATACCGAGGTCGTGGCGGATGCCATGAAGGATATTGAGGTGGTCGTGAACTTCGCCGCGGAAACCCACGTGGATCGATCGATCCAGGAGCCCGATGCGTTCCTTCGCACAGACATCCACGGGGTCTTTGTCCTGGCCGAAGAGGCGCTCCGCCGAAAGGTGAAGACCTTCCTGCAGATCTCCACGGATGAAGTGTACGGCGAATGCATGGAGGGCCGGTTTGACGAGGAAGCCCCCCTGAAACCCCGCAGTCCCTATGCCGCCGGAAAGGCCGGGGGCGACCGCCTTGCCTATGCCTACCATGCGACCTACGGGCTCCCCGTATTGATTTCCCGGTGTTCCAACAACTACGGACCCTGCCAGTACCCGGAGAAGCTGATTCCTCTCTTTATCACGAATGCCCTCGAAGATCAGCCCCTTCCGGTCTATGGCGATGGTCGTCAGATGCGGGACTGGATCGATGTCCGGGACCACTGCCGGGCCCTCGATTTCATCCTCCAGAACGGCCAGTACGGGGAAACATACAATATCGGCGTCGGACGGGAACAGGAAAACATTCACATCACAAAAACAATTCTATCCATTCTCGGTAAGCCAGAATCTCTCATCCGACATGTCACAGACCGTCCGGGCCACGACCGGCGGTATGCCCTGGACTGCTCAAAGATCACCCGGATGGGGTGGAGGCCGATGACGTCCCTTGAAGATGGGCTTGCCCGTACGGTGGCATGGTACCGGGACCGCAGGGACTGGTGGGAACCCATCAAATCGGGAGAGTTCCGGGCGTACTACGAATCTCAGTACGGGGAGCGGTTGAAAGGGTGA
- a CDS encoding PilZ domain-containing protein has translation MAHVGLYCRADREAEIMISNLTRTGHKAVPMASREELFLLIPQHSIDLLIMDYHTPDGKNGFVMTQELRENPKTRGVSIILKIDRDDNLENEISSQGVNDFLLSPFHEEEFMAVIDKLSNIEKRRPFQSLLRLQTSEGSLMGKTLNISSTGLLVQVPRELSIGSRLEVHFFLPHSKEEIRCDAAIRRRAHERLTFNPCYGLEFVDLDKRDRERLEKFVKRW, from the coding sequence ATGGCACACGTGGGGTTATACTGCAGGGCGGACCGGGAAGCAGAAATCATGATTTCGAATCTTACCCGTACCGGGCACAAAGCGGTTCCCATGGCCAGCCGGGAAGAACTTTTTCTCCTGATACCTCAGCATTCTATCGATCTTCTCATCATGGATTACCACACTCCGGATGGAAAAAATGGTTTTGTCATGACACAGGAATTGCGGGAAAATCCCAAAACGCGAGGGGTTTCCATTATTTTAAAGATCGACCGGGATGACAACCTCGAAAATGAAATTTCCTCTCAGGGTGTCAATGATTTTCTTCTGAGCCCCTTTCACGAAGAGGAGTTCATGGCAGTCATCGACAAACTCAGCAATATTGAAAAAAGAAGGCCCTTTCAGAGTCTTCTTCGCCTGCAAACCTCCGAAGGCAGCCTGATGGGGAAGACTCTCAATATCTCATCCACAGGTCTGCTGGTTCAGGTTCCCCGCGAGTTGAGTATCGGTTCCCGGCTGGAAGTCCACTTTTTCCTCCCCCATTCCAAGGAAGAGATTCGATGTGATGCCGCGATCCGTCGACGCGCCCATGAACGCCTGACCTTCAATCCCTGTTATGGATTGGAATTTGTCGATCTCGATAAAAGAGACCGGGAACGCCTGGAGAAATTCGTCAAGCGCTGGTGA
- the ruvX gene encoding Holliday junction resolvase RuvX, with protein sequence MRILAVDFGTRRMGLASWDTAAPVVIPINPITGSDAGAMERDLARIIQDEAFDRVVLGLPLNMDGTEGAMAKTVRELGSRLSEKGIDITYMDERLTSREASNRVSRKARRSRNGRLDSISASLILEAYVETLA encoded by the coding sequence ATGCGTATTCTGGCCGTGGACTTTGGTACCCGAAGAATGGGTCTCGCTTCCTGGGATACTGCAGCTCCCGTGGTCATTCCAATAAATCCGATTACCGGTTCGGATGCCGGAGCCATGGAGAGGGATCTTGCCCGGATTATTCAAGACGAAGCCTTTGACCGGGTGGTTCTGGGTCTTCCGCTGAACATGGATGGAACCGAAGGCGCCATGGCGAAGACGGTTCGGGAACTGGGTTCCAGATTATCCGAAAAAGGCATCGATATCACCTATATGGACGAGCGGCTGACTTCGCGCGAAGCATCGAACAGGGTGAGCAGAAAGGCGCGGCGAAGCCGGAACGGACGACTCGATTCCATCTCGGCATCTCTCATCCTTGAGGCGTACGTTGAAACACTGGCGTAG
- a CDS encoding thiolase family protein, with translation MSNVYIVGAKRTPIGSFQGVLNSIPAPRLGSTAIRAALEQSSLAPEIVDQVYMGCVLQANIGQAPARQAWIYAGYPVSTGAVTIHKVCGSGLKSVMLGANDIRAGEFSVVVAGGMESMSMAPYYLDRARDGYRMGHGQVLDGMIKDGLWDPYKDVHMGNCGELCAAEYGFTREEQDAFARQSYERALEAWNQGWFASEVVPVEVPQRKGDPIIVDKDEEPFRVSLDKMAKLKPAFAREGTITAANASKINDGAAALVLASEEVVTSKGLKPMARLVAQASHAQEPDWFTTAPAKAMQKVLDKAGLQAADVDLYEINEAFSVVTMVTMKELGLDASKVNIHGGAVAMGHPIGCSGARILTTLLYALQKNGLRYGMAGICIGGGEAVAVLVENLLR, from the coding sequence ATGTCGAATGTATATATCGTTGGAGCCAAACGAACACCGATCGGATCATTTCAGGGCGTCCTGAATTCGATTCCCGCTCCCCGTCTGGGGTCGACGGCCATCCGCGCGGCCCTTGAACAGAGCAGCCTGGCACCCGAGATCGTGGACCAGGTCTATATGGGCTGCGTTCTTCAGGCCAACATCGGGCAGGCCCCGGCGCGGCAGGCCTGGATTTACGCCGGGTATCCGGTTTCGACCGGTGCCGTTACCATTCATAAAGTCTGCGGGTCCGGATTGAAGTCGGTCATGCTGGGCGCCAACGACATTCGTGCGGGTGAATTCAGCGTCGTCGTCGCGGGTGGTATGGAGAGCATGAGCATGGCCCCGTACTACCTGGACCGGGCCCGGGACGGATACCGCATGGGCCATGGGCAGGTCCTGGATGGAATGATCAAGGACGGCCTCTGGGATCCCTACAAAGATGTTCACATGGGAAACTGCGGGGAATTATGCGCCGCGGAATACGGATTCACCCGTGAAGAGCAGGATGCCTTTGCGCGACAGAGTTATGAACGGGCGCTGGAAGCCTGGAACCAGGGATGGTTTGCCTCCGAGGTTGTACCCGTGGAGGTCCCGCAGAGAAAGGGTGATCCCATCATCGTCGACAAGGATGAAGAACCCTTCCGGGTGTCTCTGGACAAGATGGCCAAGCTGAAGCCCGCCTTTGCCAGGGAAGGCACCATCACCGCAGCCAATGCCTCGAAAATCAATGACGGCGCCGCAGCACTTGTCCTGGCCTCTGAAGAGGTTGTTACATCCAAAGGGCTCAAGCCTATGGCACGTCTCGTGGCACAGGCATCCCATGCCCAAGAACCCGACTGGTTTACAACGGCTCCCGCCAAAGCCATGCAGAAGGTGCTGGATAAAGCCGGCCTCCAGGCTGCCGATGTGGATCTCTACGAAATTAACGAAGCCTTCTCGGTCGTGACCATGGTGACCATGAAGGAGCTTGGCCTGGATGCTTCCAAAGTCAACATTCACGGTGGAGCCGTCGCCATGGGCCATCCGATCGGATGTTCGGGAGCCCGCATTCTGACAACACTCCTCTATGCCCTGCAGAAAAACGGACTCCGTTACGGCATGGCCGGCATCTGCATAGGAGGCGGTGAAGCCGTAGCCGTCCTGGTGGAGAATCTGCTCCGTTGA
- the rfbD gene encoding dTDP-4-dehydrorhamnose reductase, which produces MTTLIVGGRGMLGRALEEVLAPTPITVDIEEIDITRFDSVWSLFSNVHPTTVVNAAAMTDVDGCEGREDLARRVNAEGVQNLADACRECGARFVHVSTDYVFDGTGTRPYRENDPVHPVSAYGRTKLEGEEAALLYPDTLVVRVSWLFGFGREHFLSLMARLIREGKNLKVIDDQTGRVTYSMDAARAIAALLERKATGIVHFANSGVSTRYDQVRWMAETLGKPDHPIEPVPSSAFPQIARRPEYSVLDTTRYEQVTGQTPPPWQEAVRDFLTRSGWL; this is translated from the coding sequence GTGACCACGCTGATCGTAGGCGGTCGAGGCATGCTGGGCCGCGCCCTGGAAGAGGTTCTGGCTCCCACTCCCATAACTGTCGACATCGAGGAAATTGATATCACCCGGTTCGATTCGGTCTGGAGCCTTTTTTCAAATGTGCATCCGACAACGGTAGTGAATGCCGCAGCCATGACCGACGTGGACGGATGTGAAGGGCGGGAGGACCTGGCCCGCAGGGTCAACGCAGAAGGTGTTCAGAACCTAGCCGACGCCTGCAGGGAATGCGGAGCCCGGTTTGTTCATGTCTCCACCGACTACGTCTTTGACGGAACCGGTACCCGTCCCTACCGGGAGAACGATCCGGTCCATCCCGTGAGTGCCTACGGCAGAACCAAACTTGAGGGAGAAGAAGCGGCCCTTTTGTATCCGGACACACTTGTCGTTCGCGTCTCCTGGCTCTTCGGCTTCGGCAGGGAGCACTTTCTCTCCCTCATGGCCCGGCTGATCCGGGAGGGAAAGAACCTGAAGGTGATCGACGATCAGACCGGCCGGGTTACGTACTCGATGGATGCGGCCCGTGCCATTGCGGCACTCCTGGAGCGAAAGGCAACCGGAATTGTCCACTTCGCCAATTCAGGCGTGAGTACACGATACGACCAGGTACGCTGGATGGCCGAAACCCTTGGAAAGCCGGACCACCCCATCGAGCCTGTTCCCAGTTCCGCCTTTCCACAGATTGCCCGAAGGCCGGAATACTCCGTTCTGGACACGACCCGCTACGAACAGGTTACCGGACAGACACCGCCCCCCTGGCAGGAAGCCGTCCGGGACTTTCTTACGAGGAGCGGATGGCTCTGA
- a CDS encoding glycosyltransferase family A protein, whose product MTDLSVIIPTHNRKELTLQAVASVLCQTYSGAECLVIDDGSTDKTAESVREAFPSVRYIRQDHRGVSAARNQGIAEATGLYLAFLDSDDLFTPSKCQRQLEILGTHPEIMLVHTEEIWVRDGAILPQRHCHRRGGGDQFSRSLERCVISPSSVMVHRELFDLVGTFDESMPACEDYDMWLRVTSRFPVQLIPEILVVKRGGHGDQLSRTVPALDYWRLYALVKLIHESHLSAAQRELLIQEIGRKSRIVATGRRKRRKPDAAFYEDLERRCRAGEDCRLPPL is encoded by the coding sequence GTGACCGATCTTTCCGTTATTATTCCCACCCACAATCGAAAGGAGCTCACCCTGCAGGCCGTTGCCTCGGTCCTTTGTCAGACGTATTCGGGTGCCGAGTGTCTGGTCATCGATGACGGTTCCACGGATAAAACGGCAGAGTCCGTTCGAGAAGCCTTTCCTTCGGTTCGGTATATACGCCAGGATCACAGGGGTGTATCGGCAGCCCGGAACCAGGGTATTGCGGAAGCCACAGGCCTTTATCTTGCTTTTTTGGATTCCGACGATCTATTTACACCCTCAAAGTGCCAGCGTCAGCTCGAAATTCTCGGCACTCATCCGGAAATCATGCTGGTTCACACCGAGGAGATCTGGGTTCGTGATGGCGCGATCCTCCCGCAGAGGCACTGCCATAGACGGGGAGGCGGGGACCAGTTCTCCCGTTCCCTGGAACGATGTGTGATTTCCCCCTCTTCCGTCATGGTTCACCGTGAACTTTTTGATCTGGTGGGTACCTTTGACGAATCGATGCCTGCCTGTGAAGACTACGACATGTGGCTTCGTGTAACCAGCCGATTCCCTGTCCAACTGATACCGGAAATCCTCGTGGTAAAGCGGGGAGGCCATGGGGATCAGCTCTCCCGCACGGTTCCGGCCCTGGACTACTGGAGGCTTTACGCGTTAGTGAAGCTTATTCATGAATCCCATCTTTCTGCTGCACAGCGGGAACTTCTTATTCAGGAAATTGGGAGAAAAAGCAGAATTGTGGCAACCGGCCGAAGAAAACGCCGGAAACCGGACGCGGCATTTTATGAAGACCTGGAAAGACGGTGCCGGGCGGGGGAGGACTGTCGCCTTCCCCCACTCTGA